From one Halosimplex rubrum genomic stretch:
- a CDS encoding phytoene/squalene synthase family protein, protein MSRNQTEQMFQDDLDYCYDAVQEVSRTFALTVAELDEPMSRDICVGYLLCRIADTVEDAGHIPPAEQRTLLDLYNRVLDPDDDATIAEFRAAVDEWIPESPNDDWEVVAQSPRVFRAFEGLDEDSRAAIRPPVRELVSGMAMFVERYAEQGGLRLQTFGELEEYCWYAAGTVGTLVTGLLSRNVDDSVGETLQNNARSFAMLLQLVNVSKDVATDFEEENNVYIPQELLDDQQLDTEDIREEDGEEFVPVIRRVVDRAEGYLDGAQTWLETMPEIRGNTLSAWAIPFLLAVGTLRELEERPEDVIEEGDVKVSRSEVTTLFAMFSGEDDPSVAELRSKIRQQPLDEY, encoded by the coding sequence ATGTCACGGAACCAGACCGAACAGATGTTTCAGGACGACCTCGACTACTGTTACGACGCCGTCCAGGAGGTATCGCGCACGTTCGCGTTGACGGTCGCGGAGCTCGACGAGCCGATGTCGCGCGACATCTGTGTCGGCTACCTCCTCTGTCGGATCGCGGATACCGTCGAGGACGCCGGGCACATCCCGCCGGCCGAGCAGCGAACGCTACTCGACCTGTACAACCGGGTGCTCGACCCCGACGACGACGCCACGATTGCGGAGTTCAGGGCCGCCGTCGACGAGTGGATCCCCGAGAGTCCGAACGACGACTGGGAGGTCGTCGCCCAGTCGCCGCGGGTGTTCCGCGCGTTCGAGGGCCTCGACGAGGACTCGCGGGCCGCGATCCGACCGCCGGTGCGCGAACTCGTCAGCGGCATGGCGATGTTCGTCGAGCGCTACGCCGAACAGGGCGGGCTGCGCCTGCAGACGTTCGGCGAGCTCGAGGAGTACTGCTGGTACGCCGCCGGGACCGTCGGGACGCTCGTGACCGGCCTGCTCTCGCGCAACGTCGACGACTCCGTCGGCGAGACGCTCCAGAACAACGCCCGCTCGTTCGCCATGCTCCTCCAGCTGGTCAACGTCTCGAAGGACGTTGCCACCGACTTCGAGGAGGAGAACAACGTCTACATCCCCCAGGAGCTGCTCGACGACCAGCAACTGGACACCGAGGACATCCGCGAGGAGGACGGCGAGGAGTTCGTCCCCGTCATCCGCCGGGTCGTCGACCGCGCCGAGGGCTACCTCGACGGCGCCCAGACCTGGCTCGAGACCATGCCGGAGATCCGCGGCAACACCCTCTCGGCGTGGGCGATCCCCTTCCTCCTGGCTGTCGGCACGCTGCGCGAACTCGAGGAGCGCCCCGAGGACGTCATCGAGGAGGGCGACGTGAAGGTCTCCCGCTCGGAGGTGACGACGCTGTTCGCGATGTTCTCCGGCGAGGACGACCCCTCGGTCGCCGAACTGCGCTCGAAGATACGTCAGCAGCCGCTCGACGAGTACTGA
- a CDS encoding NAD(P)/FAD-dependent oxidoreductase: MAFEAGDSTGRVPVPAYVLDFPGLLSFLGEEAVAHGAEIRTGTRVSGPITEGGRVTGVECRGGADRVTADVVVDATGPAAALVDDLGLFDPSGATRAVGKEFEVEGAHEIDDMVFRFDHDIAPGGYAWAFPAGDGVLKAGVCWLDDYYEVEATDPGVPIDAYIDRWLAADDRWTVDRRREAHAGSAYIDSSLGQRVADGLVAVGDAVASINPLLGEGIRPGMKSAKMASDAVIDALDADDTSRDRLEAYERRWKRERGTHWRRQNLVSHLLYGFDADQQRRFVEKMDALSSAQVGRFETYDLTVRDYLSIYPYSVRDLRRIPDLLRRV; encoded by the coding sequence GTGGCCTTCGAGGCGGGCGACTCGACCGGTCGCGTCCCCGTTCCCGCATACGTCCTCGATTTCCCGGGTCTGCTCTCGTTCCTCGGCGAGGAAGCCGTCGCACACGGCGCCGAAATCCGGACCGGAACCAGAGTGTCCGGGCCGATCACGGAAGGCGGGCGGGTGACCGGCGTCGAGTGTCGCGGCGGCGCCGACCGCGTGACGGCCGATGTGGTTGTCGACGCGACCGGCCCCGCGGCGGCGCTCGTCGACGATCTGGGGCTGTTCGATCCGAGCGGGGCAACCCGCGCTGTCGGGAAGGAATTCGAGGTTGAGGGCGCCCATGAGATCGACGATATGGTCTTCCGGTTCGACCACGACATCGCGCCGGGGGGCTACGCCTGGGCGTTCCCTGCCGGCGACGGCGTCCTGAAGGCCGGCGTCTGCTGGCTCGACGACTACTACGAGGTCGAGGCCACGGACCCGGGCGTGCCAATCGACGCGTACATCGACCGCTGGCTCGCGGCTGACGATCGGTGGACGGTCGACCGCCGGCGGGAGGCGCACGCCGGCAGCGCCTACATCGACAGTTCGCTCGGGCAACGAGTCGCCGATGGGCTAGTTGCCGTCGGCGACGCCGTCGCGAGCATCAACCCGCTGCTGGGCGAGGGGATCCGACCGGGCATGAAATCCGCCAAGATGGCCTCCGACGCCGTCATCGACGCGCTCGACGCCGACGACACTTCGCGGGACCGACTCGAAGCCTACGAGCGCCGCTGGAAGCGCGAGCGGGGGACTCACTGGCGCCGGCAGAACCTCGTCAGTCACCTGCTCTACGGCTTCGACGCCGACCAGCAGCGGCGCTTCGTCGAGAAGATGGACGCGCTGTCGTCCGCGCAGGTCGGCCGGTTCGAGACGTACGACCTGACGGTCCGGGACTACCTCTCGATCTACCCGTACTCAGTCCGGGACCTCCGCCGGATCCCCGACCTCCTCCGGCGGGTCTGA
- the eif1A gene encoding translation initiation factor eIF-1A: protein MSESDNSGRRNLRMPSNDELFAVVTQHNGGNHVRVQCEDGVDRMGRIPGRMKYRTWISEGDVVLVEPWDWQDEKANIEWRYSEQDAEQLRDEGHID from the coding sequence GTGAGCGAGAGCGACAACAGCGGGCGTCGGAACCTCCGGATGCCCTCGAACGACGAACTGTTCGCGGTGGTCACACAGCACAACGGCGGAAACCACGTGCGCGTCCAGTGCGAGGACGGCGTCGACCGCATGGGCCGGATCCCCGGCCGGATGAAGTACCGCACCTGGATCAGCGAGGGCGACGTGGTCCTCGTCGAACCGTGGGACTGGCAGGACGAGAAGGCAAACATCGAGTGGCGCTACTCCGAGCAGGACGCCGAGCAGCTCCGCGACGAAGGCCACATCGACTGA
- a CDS encoding HalOD1 output domain-containing protein — translation MEDDCRTTVLSVLETVAAAERVDPVDLPPLSETLDPEALNRLFEPLAGDRVPATVEFEYCGYEVRVDGSGAVTAESVGPAAVAAATAASAGADTSEEPLAD, via the coding sequence ATGGAAGACGACTGCCGTACGACCGTGCTCTCGGTGCTCGAAACCGTCGCCGCCGCCGAACGGGTCGACCCCGTCGACCTCCCGCCGCTGTCGGAAACCCTCGATCCCGAGGCGCTGAACCGTCTGTTCGAGCCGCTGGCCGGCGACCGAGTCCCGGCGACGGTCGAGTTCGAGTACTGCGGGTACGAGGTCCGGGTGGACGGGTCGGGCGCCGTGACCGCCGAGTCGGTCGGGCCCGCCGCGGTCGCGGCCGCCACCGCGGCGTCGGCCGGTGCGGACACGAGCGAGGAACCGCTCGCCGATTGA
- the malQ gene encoding 4-alpha-glucanotransferase yields the protein MQQERRSGVFLHLTSLPGPHGVGDLGAGAREFLDFLDRADQSLWQFCPVGPTSAAYGHSPYGSSSAFAGNPLLVDLVDLADRGYLDDADLDGPEGAEAGSVNYEVVAPFVRDRLRTAYERFAAAASEDERADFAAFRERESAWLADYALYAALSEAHGGAAWTDWPVDLARRDADALAAARENHAEAVEYHAFVQWVFDAQWRELRAAAADRGVELVGDLPIYVALDSADVWADQDAFQLDDDGRPTAVAGVPPNPGDDGQRWGNPVYDWDRLRETDYEWWRRRLSRLLDLVDLARIDHFKAFDEYWAIPADADDPAAGEWRPGPADGFFEAMRADLGGLPFVVEDLGFLDESVVALRDRLEFPGMRVPHYADWCAETDRYKPATYPRQSVGYTSTHDTDTAVGWYESLSAEQRDCLHYALATDGERIAWDLIEAVWDSDAALALTTVPDLLELGSEARFNVPGTAEGNWRWRVTADRLDPAVADELAGVTAATLR from the coding sequence ATGCAACAGGAGCGCCGGAGCGGCGTGTTTCTGCACCTCACCTCGCTGCCGGGTCCCCACGGGGTCGGCGACCTCGGTGCGGGGGCGCGGGAGTTCCTCGACTTCCTCGACCGGGCCGACCAGTCGCTGTGGCAGTTCTGCCCGGTCGGCCCGACCTCGGCCGCCTACGGGCACTCGCCGTACGGCTCGTCGTCGGCGTTCGCCGGCAACCCGCTGCTGGTCGACCTGGTCGACCTCGCCGACCGGGGGTATCTCGACGACGCCGACCTCGACGGTCCCGAGGGCGCCGAGGCCGGGAGCGTGAACTACGAAGTCGTCGCGCCGTTCGTGCGCGACCGACTGCGGACGGCCTACGAGCGCTTCGCCGCGGCGGCCTCCGAGGACGAGCGCGCGGACTTCGCGGCGTTCCGCGAGCGCGAGTCGGCGTGGCTGGCCGACTACGCGCTGTACGCGGCGCTGAGCGAGGCCCACGGCGGCGCGGCGTGGACCGACTGGCCCGTCGACCTGGCCCGCCGCGACGCGGACGCGCTGGCGGCCGCCCGCGAGAATCACGCCGAAGCCGTCGAGTACCACGCGTTCGTCCAGTGGGTCTTCGACGCCCAGTGGCGCGAGCTGCGCGCGGCGGCGGCCGACCGAGGAGTCGAACTCGTCGGCGACCTCCCCATCTACGTCGCGCTCGATTCCGCTGACGTGTGGGCCGACCAGGACGCCTTCCAGCTCGACGACGACGGCCGCCCGACGGCCGTCGCGGGCGTCCCGCCGAACCCGGGCGACGACGGCCAGCGCTGGGGGAACCCCGTCTACGACTGGGACCGCCTGCGCGAGACCGATTACGAGTGGTGGCGCCGGCGGCTCTCGCGGCTGCTCGACCTGGTCGACCTGGCCCGCATCGACCACTTCAAAGCGTTCGACGAGTACTGGGCGATCCCCGCCGACGCCGACGACCCCGCCGCCGGCGAGTGGCGGCCCGGTCCGGCCGACGGGTTCTTCGAGGCGATGCGCGCGGACCTGGGCGGGCTCCCGTTCGTCGTCGAGGACCTGGGCTTTCTCGACGAGAGCGTGGTGGCACTGCGGGACCGCCTGGAGTTCCCCGGGATGCGGGTCCCCCACTACGCCGACTGGTGCGCCGAGACCGACCGGTACAAACCTGCGACCTATCCCCGCCAGTCCGTCGGATACACCTCGACCCACGACACCGACACGGCCGTCGGCTGGTACGAGTCGCTGTCCGCCGAGCAGCGCGACTGTCTCCACTACGCGCTGGCGACCGACGGCGAGCGGATCGCCTGGGACCTGATCGAGGCCGTCTGGGACTCCGACGCGGCGCTGGCGCTGACGACTGTCCCCGATCTGCTCGAACTCGGGAGCGAGGCGCGGTTCAACGTCCCCGGCACCGCCGAGGGGAACTGGCGCTGGCGGGTCACCGCCGACCGACTGGACCCCGCGGTGGCCGACGAACTCGCGGGCGTCACCGCGGCGACGCTTCGGTAG
- a CDS encoding glycosyltransferase family 4 protein → MVPRVLMLGWGFPPNVSGGLDTAVGELVDRFDARDDVEVELVLPAEYAPEGRENIHGVPTGDGDVSTRINRLAGEFVDYAADADVVHTHDWFGYGPGSRAQATHDAEWVTTFHSLTTDRNRQPPDREVETEQRIVDRADHLVAVSDLVRRNIVHEYGGDARVIHNGFSSVEPTGRDLKTELDIDGPMLFFVGRHTDQKGLSHLVYALSKLRRPDATLVLGGTGHLTDQLKEFVDLLGLGDQVEFVGYVPEPELGDYYASADLFVSPSLAEPFGITIVEALSVGTRVVASESGAAEVLPDDCVVEVETDSDSIADGIDEALAADTPLEYEARTWETVADEHVAFYEEIVAE, encoded by the coding sequence ATGGTACCACGCGTTCTCATGCTCGGGTGGGGGTTCCCGCCGAACGTCAGCGGCGGCCTCGACACGGCGGTCGGCGAACTCGTCGACAGGTTCGACGCCCGGGACGACGTCGAGGTCGAACTCGTCCTCCCGGCGGAGTACGCGCCGGAGGGCCGCGAGAACATCCACGGCGTCCCGACCGGCGACGGCGACGTAAGCACCAGGATCAACCGCCTCGCCGGCGAGTTCGTCGACTACGCCGCCGACGCCGACGTCGTCCACACCCACGACTGGTTCGGCTACGGCCCGGGGTCGCGCGCCCAGGCGACTCACGACGCCGAGTGGGTGACGACGTTCCACTCGCTGACGACCGACCGGAACCGCCAGCCGCCCGACCGCGAGGTCGAGACCGAACAGCGGATCGTCGACCGCGCGGACCACCTGGTCGCCGTCAGCGACCTCGTCCGCCGGAACATCGTCCACGAGTACGGCGGCGACGCCCGCGTCATCCACAACGGCTTCTCGTCGGTCGAACCCACCGGTCGCGACCTGAAGACCGAACTCGACATCGACGGCCCGATGCTCTTCTTCGTCGGTCGCCACACCGACCAGAAGGGGCTCTCCCACCTCGTCTACGCCCTGTCGAAGCTCCGCCGCCCGGACGCGACGCTCGTCCTCGGCGGCACGGGCCACCTCACCGACCAGCTGAAGGAGTTCGTCGACCTGCTCGGCCTCGGCGACCAGGTCGAGTTCGTCGGCTACGTCCCCGAGCCGGAGCTGGGCGACTACTACGCCTCCGCGGATCTGTTCGTCTCGCCGTCGCTGGCCGAACCGTTCGGGATCACGATCGTCGAGGCGCTGTCTGTCGGCACGCGCGTCGTCGCCAGCGAGTCCGGCGCCGCCGAGGTGCTCCCCGACGACTGCGTCGTCGAGGTCGAGACCGACTCCGACTCCATCGCCGACGGCATCGACGAGGCGCTGGCCGCCGACACGCCCCTGGAGTACGAGGCCCGGACCTGGGAGACGGTCGCCGACGAACACGTCGCATTCTACGAGGAGATCGTAGCGGAGTAG
- a CDS encoding DUF7510 family protein: MSGANAEGPVSVDIDVEDGRTTIEVSGQRRVATVVRSASGERIYLPPEPSEDDGEATPYRPTGGDNPYEGIADDSPYGSSRRAPATLGRSPTADGFRIVHPEPVTDVRLLR, translated from the coding sequence ATGAGCGGGGCGAACGCCGAGGGACCGGTCTCGGTCGATATCGACGTCGAGGACGGGCGGACGACCATCGAGGTGTCGGGCCAGCGCCGGGTGGCGACGGTCGTCCGGTCGGCGTCGGGCGAGCGGATCTATCTGCCGCCCGAACCCTCCGAGGACGACGGCGAGGCGACGCCCTACCGACCGACCGGCGGCGACAACCCCTACGAGGGCATCGCCGACGACAGCCCGTACGGGTCCAGCCGCCGGGCGCCGGCGACGCTCGGGCGGTCGCCGACCGCAGACGGGTTCCGCATCGTCCACCCCGAACCGGTGACGGACGTGCGACTGCTGCGGTGA
- the malA gene encoding alpha-amylase MalA, whose translation MHHPGPPRFVAVGDEVELAPRDPDPAATYAWTVAAAPADSTAALGDEPVEYFHPDEPGHYVVALDAPDGRHELTVRAFPGGLAPASEAPSYPRSGATETTADEAAAGASGDADDGSGRADERDDAPADPDGGGRPRLTLSATVTEEAVVVEVDPRPHPDGSETAADLDVAFLLDDRDDIDREDVRIAGGELAIPLAAIADRARVHAVAVGRHGYSVPDAVDIRRGDDDAPASGDADAVEIHRPYDPPAWAEDAVIYEVYVRTFPGQGDDAAAEGGVFDAIRERLDYVEGLGVDTLWLTPVLANDDAPHGYNVTDFFALAADLGTREGYERLVEAAHDRGMRVLFDLVCNHSARAHPYYQAAVSDPGSEYRDWYEWRGPGDPETYFDWELIANFDFSHLPVRRHLLDAVDEWAPLVDGFRCDMAWAVPDSFWREVHDRLKARDADFLLLDETIPYIPDYQAGLFDVHFDSTTYAALRRVGNGEPAEAVLDAVEDRARSGFPDHAGFMLYAENHDETRYLVECGRPAAEAALGALFTLPGAPLVYAGQEFGQRGKRDDLAWAHADESLREHVRRLAALRRERPALSSAAALDRVDYDVREGWDDRVVAFRRRVDAPTGAAGGEQSGDTVVVLNFGAEPATVAVDAAAGETDLLTGDPVGTTEGLRVDSVAVLPADRS comes from the coding sequence ATGCACCACCCGGGACCGCCGCGGTTCGTAGCCGTCGGCGACGAGGTCGAACTCGCGCCGCGCGATCCGGACCCGGCGGCGACCTACGCCTGGACGGTCGCGGCCGCGCCCGCGGACTCGACGGCGGCGCTGGGAGACGAGCCGGTCGAGTACTTCCACCCCGACGAACCGGGGCACTACGTCGTCGCGCTGGACGCGCCCGACGGGCGTCACGAACTGACCGTCCGCGCGTTCCCCGGCGGGCTCGCGCCCGCGTCGGAGGCCCCCTCGTACCCTCGGTCGGGCGCGACGGAGACGACGGCCGACGAGGCCGCCGCCGGCGCCAGCGGCGACGCCGACGACGGATCGGGCCGAGCGGACGAACGAGACGACGCGCCCGCCGACCCCGACGGCGGCGGCCGACCGCGACTCACCCTCTCGGCGACCGTCACCGAGGAGGCCGTCGTCGTCGAGGTCGACCCGCGGCCCCACCCCGACGGGAGCGAGACGGCCGCGGATCTGGACGTGGCGTTCCTGCTGGACGACCGCGACGATATCGACCGCGAGGACGTTCGGATCGCCGGCGGCGAGCTGGCGATTCCGCTCGCCGCCATCGCCGACCGCGCGAGGGTCCACGCCGTCGCCGTCGGTCGCCACGGCTACAGCGTCCCCGACGCGGTCGATATCCGTCGCGGGGACGACGACGCGCCGGCGAGCGGCGACGCGGACGCCGTCGAGATCCACCGCCCCTACGACCCGCCGGCGTGGGCCGAGGACGCGGTCATCTACGAGGTCTACGTGCGGACGTTCCCCGGGCAGGGAGACGACGCCGCGGCGGAGGGCGGGGTCTTCGACGCGATCCGCGAGCGACTCGACTACGTCGAGGGGCTGGGCGTCGACACGCTGTGGCTGACGCCGGTGCTGGCGAACGACGACGCGCCCCACGGCTACAACGTCACGGACTTCTTCGCGCTCGCGGCGGATCTGGGGACGCGCGAGGGGTACGAGCGGCTGGTCGAGGCGGCCCACGACCGGGGCATGCGCGTGCTGTTCGACCTGGTCTGCAACCACTCCGCGCGGGCCCACCCCTACTACCAGGCGGCGGTGTCGGACCCGGGGAGCGAGTATCGCGACTGGTACGAGTGGCGCGGCCCGGGCGACCCCGAGACGTACTTCGACTGGGAGCTGATCGCCAACTTCGACTTCTCGCACCTGCCGGTCCGCAGACATCTCCTCGACGCGGTCGACGAGTGGGCGCCGCTGGTCGACGGCTTCCGCTGCGACATGGCGTGGGCGGTCCCCGATTCGTTCTGGCGGGAGGTCCACGACCGGTTGAAGGCCCGCGACGCCGACTTCCTGCTGCTCGACGAGACCATCCCGTACATCCCCGACTACCAGGCGGGCCTGTTCGACGTCCACTTCGACTCGACGACCTACGCCGCGCTCCGGCGGGTGGGCAACGGCGAGCCGGCCGAGGCGGTGCTGGACGCCGTCGAGGACCGCGCCCGGTCGGGCTTTCCCGACCACGCCGGGTTCATGCTCTACGCCGAGAACCACGACGAGACGCGCTACCTCGTCGAGTGCGGCCGCCCCGCGGCGGAGGCGGCGCTGGGCGCGCTCTTTACCCTCCCCGGCGCGCCGCTGGTCTACGCGGGCCAGGAGTTCGGCCAGCGCGGCAAGCGCGACGACCTCGCCTGGGCCCACGCCGACGAGTCGCTGCGCGAGCACGTCCGCCGGCTGGCCGCGCTCCGGCGCGAGCGGCCCGCGCTGTCGAGCGCCGCGGCGCTCGACCGCGTCGACTACGACGTTCGGGAGGGGTGGGACGACCGGGTAGTCGCGTTCCGGCGGCGGGTCGACGCGCCGACGGGAGCAGCCGGGGGCGAGCAATCGGGCGATACCGTCGTCGTCCTGAACTTCGGCGCGGAGCCGGCGACGGTCGCCGTCGACGCCGCGGCGGGCGAGACCGACCTCCTGACCGGCGACCCGGTCGGGACGACCGAGGGGCTCCGGGTCGACAGCGTCGCCGTCCTGCCGGCGGACCGGTCGTGA